In the genome of Massilibacterium senegalense, the window TGTCCATCTTTCATGACGTATTGAGCACCCCCGCCTGTTTCTTCCGCTGGTTGGAAAAGGAGACGAATCGTTCCGTGTAATTCAGACTGTGATTCTTTCAACAAATACGCTGCTCCAATCACGGCAGCAGTGTGGAAATCATGTCCACAAGCGTGCATTTTCCCTTTATTTTTTGACGCATAAGGAAATCCTGTCTGTTCTTCAATCGGTAACGCATCGATATCCGCTCGTATGGCAACAATTGGACCTGGGTGCTTTCCAATAATATCCGCAAACACTCCTGTTCGCAGGTTCGTTTCGCGAATAGGGATTCCTTTTTCTTGTAGCCACTTTTGAATTGATTTTGTCGTTTCAAATTCTTCTTTCGATAATTCAGGATATTGGTGCAAATGTCGTCGTATTTCGATTAAACGTTGTTCCAATTCTACTGCAGTCATCCAATCCCTCCATGATACACAGTTAACACGTGTGAATAATAAAATGTTGAAGTTCCTCTTACCTATTAACACATTGCAAGCATGATGTTTTTGCTAAGAGAAAAAATTCATCTATTTTATTCAAATAAATCAGTCGATAAATACCGTAAACCTGTATCAGGAAGAATGGCTACGATTCTTTTCCCTTTATTTTCTGGACGTCTTGCTAATTGCGTCGCTGCCCAAATCGCTCCACCAGAGGATGTTCCCACTAAAAGCCCATCTGTTTTCGCTATTTCTCTCGCTACTTCGTATGCTTGACTCGTTTCCACTTCTAATACTTCATCAATAACATCTAGATGAACGTTTGCAGGTACCCGTTCTTTTTCTTGATCAGAAAATCGGTGAACACCTGTAATTTCAACAACGTCAGGATTTTCAAACGTAGCGATGGATTGGTACCCGGGTTCTACACCTACTACTTGGATGTCGGGATTTTTCGATTTTAAATAGGCACCCGTTCCACTTAATGTGCCGCCTGTTCCGACGGTTGCTACTAAAATATCAATCTGTCCATCTGTATCTTCCCAAATTTCTGGACCCGTTGTTTCTTTATGAACGTTTGGATTTGCTCTATTATCCAGTTGGTTTAAAAACACACCTTCTTTTACATGTTCATCAATATATGGCTTAATAACATCATTAATCAGTGCAACAAAATCTCCATCTGTTTGTTCAAGTGTTTCTACACCACCAGGAATTTCAGATAATGGCGTAACTTCTGCACCGTATGCTCTTGCTACTTTTGTTCGTTCGACACTGACATTATCTTGAATATACAATTTCACGTTATATCCTTTCGCAGCCGCTATGGCCGATAAGCCAACGCCAGTATTGCCACTTGTTGTTTCAATAATGGTATCACCAGGTTTTAAAATCCCTTTCTTCTCCGCTTCTTCAATCATTGCTTTGGCGATTCTGTCTTTTGTACTGTTAGCTGGATTTAAATACTCTAATTTCGCAACGATTTCTGCTTCTAATTGGTGTTTCTTTTGGTAATTCGTCACCTCTAATAAAGGTGTTCCCCCTACAAGTTCTGTAATTGATTTTTTAATTTTACTCATTTTATTTCCTCCTCATTATGATTTTCACATTAAATTTAGTTATCACATGAAAATACTATGAATTATAGTAATAAAAATACATCTAACATTCGCTACTACGATCCTAACTATGTTATCTATTTACATATTCATATTCTGCTCTTATAAATCTAAACGAAAGCATTTTACTAACGTATCGTACTTTTGAAATTCTTTTGTTTCATCTCGTTTAAAACCTAACCATTCGTACAATTGTATAGCTTTTTGCATTCTGTCACTTGAATGTAAATAGATACTCGGTGCTCCTTTTTGCTTCGCATAATCTATACTTGCTTTCAGTAACGTTTGTGCTACACCTTGACCACGGGCCTTTGGATGAACAGCTAGTAACCGAATAATCGGTGAAAATATTTGAAGTTCTGGTATACCATATGCTTTTTCAGAAGATTCGAATAATTGTAATGTCCCAAGAACATCTTGATTACTTTTAGCTACTAAAATCTTATCTACTTGTGGGTTATCAATCGATGCACGAATTTGCTCTAAATACTCTTCCCAAATTTCTTGGCTTGCATATTTATCTTCATACTGTTGATAACTTTCCACTAATACTCGTCGGACAAGCTCTTTTTCCTCTTCTTGTAATTCAGTAACGACCACTGGAATCGCCATAAGCTCCCTTCTCCCTTCATTTCCGTTAAAAAAATACTTTTAACACTTCCTCTAAATGTTCAATTCCTACCTTTGTAACGCCTTTATATATATTTCCTTGCCCAATTTCAATAACAGGGACATGACGGACGCCGTATTTTGTTTCTAAAATATCTCGTCTTTCATCATGATTCGTAACATCTACTGTTTGATATCCTACACCTTTTTCTTCTAAATACGCTTTCACATCCGTGCAATAAGAACAACCTTCCTTAGACCAAACGACAATGGATATTTCTTTACTCATTTTTTCATTCCTCCTAGTAATGATCATGTTTTATGGATTCACTGTTTCCTTTGTATAACGATTGATTGGAAACGGTAATCCTAAATTTCCTCGTAACGTATCTGATTCATATTCGGTTCGATAAATGCCTCTCTTTTGCAAAATAGGGATAACGTAATCAACAAAATCATGCAATGCATTCGGCACAACAGAAACAATCGTAAACCCATCTGCTCCCTTTTCTTCAAACCATTCCTGCACTACATCTGCTACTTTTTCTGGCGTCCCTGTAAAAGGAGAACGCGGTGTTGCTTCCCTTAAAACCACTTGTCGAAGTGTTAAATGTTCCTCTTTTGCTTCTTGTTTAATACGATCTGTTGTACTTTGAAAACTATTCTTCCCTATGTCCCCGAGTTCAGGAAAGGGAGCATCTAGTTCATATTGTGAAAAGTCATGATGATCAAAGTATCGTCCTAAATAATGTAAAGCATTTTCAATGGAAACAAGGTTTGCTACTTCTTGATACTTCCGCTCTGCTTCCTCTTCTGTCTCCCCAATAATAGGAGAAAGAGATGGTAAAATGAAAATCTCATCAGGGTTGCGTCCGAAAGCTTCTGTTCTATTTTTTACTTTTTGATAAAATTCCTTAGCATCTTGTAAGGACGATTGCCCCGTAAAAATAGCATCAGCTTCTTTTGCTGCTAAATCAATGCCCGCTTCGGATGATCCTGCTTGAAAAATAATAGGATGCCCTTGTTTAGACCGTGCTATATTAAGTGGCCCTTGAACCGAGAAAAATTCTCCTTGATGATGTAACGCATGTAACTTAGAAAGGTCAAAAAATACTCCGGATTCTTTATCACGAATAAACGCATCGTCTTCCCAAGAATCCCAAAGTCCTTTCACTACTTCTAAATATTCTGATGCTATCCGGTAACGCGTCGCATGATCTGGATGTTGCTCAATTGTTTTACTGTAGTTTAATGCCGTACTTTCAAGGGGAGTAGTTACGACATTCCACCCTGCTCGGCCTTGACTAATATGGTCCAATGAAGCAAATTGCCGCGCAACCGTATAAGGCTCACTGTACGACGTGGACACCGTTCCAATTAGTCCAATATGTGTAGTCACTGCAGCTAGTGCAGATAAAATGGTCAATGGCTCAAATCGATTTAAAAAGTGCGGAATCGATTTCTCATTAATATAAAGACCATCTGCAATAAAAATTAAATCCAGCTTTCCTTCTTCCGCCTTTTTAGCCTGCTCTTTATAAAATGCTAAACTAATACTAGCATCTACTTGCACATCCGGATGACGCCAACTAGCGATATTTCCACCAACCCCGTGGACAAGTGCACCAAATTTTAACTTTCTTCGTTTTGTCATCTTTATACCCCCCTACAATGTTAGAAACGTTATACATACTGTTCGGATAAAAATCCCGCTAATAAACAACTTTTTCACTCTTATACACTTGAAGCGGTCGTAATAACTGGAAAGATTGCAATCGTTTTTCTTTGTTTAAAATGGGATTATGCAAAATAAATTCATCAATGCCGTATTTTCTATGCAACTCTTCTAATTTTGCTTTAACATAATCAGCTGTTCCAGCAATGGCACCAGAATCTTGTTCTTCTATTGTGTAAGGTATCCCCGCTTGTTTTCCGAATAACTCTCCTTGTTCTCGTGTTAAAACTTTAACGGAACGCCCATCTTCCAAATAAACTTTCAATATTTTTTGATCATTTGCTAATTGTTCTGCTTCTTTTTGAGTAGAAGTCGCTATCGCTGATACTCCCACAATGAACGTTCCTTCTCGAAAACGTTCATGATATATTTGACTTGCTTTTTCCAATTCTTCTAAATGGCTGTTAAAAAAAAGACCAAAAACAAAAGTCATTTTTTGATTAGCCGCCAGTTCTGCACTTTTTGCGCTAGCCCCTAATAAAAAGCTTTCCGGTTTTTCGGTTGGAATGGGTGTCGCTTGAATGCCAGCTAATGGATGAGTATCATTTACTGAATTTTCAATTAATTGTTGCAAAAAAGAAAGCCGTTCTTCAAAGTCGGAACCATCATTTTCTGTACCAAATTGTAAAGCCCTCGTTGATAGCGGAAGTCCTCCTGGCGCTTTACCGATACCTAAATCCACTCGTCCTGGCGCTAAATGCGATAACACATGAAAATTTTCCACTACTTTATATGGGCTATAGTGTTGCAGTAAAACCCCACCTGATCCAATACGAATCGATTTTGTTTGTGCTAATAAATAGGCTATTAACACTTCTGGTGATGAGCCTGCTAGTTGGTCAGAATGATGATGTTCAGATACCCAAAACCGAGTATATCCCCATTTTTCTGCTTGCTTGACTAATTGTATTGTTTGTTGAAATGCTTCAACAGTCGATTCTCCTGGAAATATGGGGCTTTGATCTAAAATCCCAAGCTTAAAACTCATCTTCTACTCCCCCTTTTCATTCAGTTTTTTTAATTACACTTATCCTATCATCTTAGTATGATTAATGGCAATGGTTTTACTGATAGAAAAAATTTTTATCTTGAAAAATTAATTTTATCTATTTTTCAAATGCTTGTGCAGATAACAAAATATCAGCTAAAAGCAAAGGAACTTCTTCACCATGTTTTACATAAGTCGCATAAACGTGCTGCTTCATATTCATGAAATGAGACACATCTATTTCTATTAATGTCCCTTGTTCTAACTCTTTTTTTATACACAAATAAGGTAAAAAGCCAATTCCACTTCTGCTAAGGATAATCGACTTCGCCACTTCTAAATGATTCACTTGAAATTCAATACGCGGTTCTACACCAGAAACTTCAAAAATTTTATGAACGGTATTCCAATCAAATGCACCACATTCGAAAAATACCATCGGTTCTTCCGCTAGTTCTTGTGCGGTTAACAACGTATGCGATTGAAAACGATGCCCGGGATACACAACTAGACGAACGGAATTATCAAGAATTTCATGGTTTTGCAAACGATTGTGTAACACATCTTTGATAAGGGCGACATCTACTTGTTTTTTTAGCAATTTATCAATTAGTACATCATTAGAAGCCGAAATAAATGTAAAATGCAAATGAGGATGTGCTTGTTTCCATAACGGAAGAGCAAAGGGAATAAAATATTGGGAAGTAATAATATTTGCCCCAATGACAATTTCCTTTTGGTTATTCCCGCCTTTTAACTGTTTCTTTCCTTGGCGGTAAGAATGGATCATTTGTTCCGCATATGGAACAAAAGCTTTTCCTTTTTCCGTTAACGTCATCCTTCTCCCGTGTCGATTAAACAGTTCGGTATCTAACTCCTTTTCCAACGCTTTAATTCTTGCAGTTACTGTCGGCTGTGATAAAAATAATGCATCTGCTGCTTTGCGGATACTGTTTAAGTGAACAACATACATAAACGTTTCAATATGATCAAGGTTCATCCTTTTCCCTCCTTTGGTGCTGAAAGTAAAAAGTTTCAGTGTCATTTTATTACCTTCCTAATAAAAACATATTTTCCCATTACATATAGTTTATTTAATTTTAACTTTATAAACATATAAGTAAAGTATGATTTATGAATAGCATATTCAACCCTTTTAAAATAAAAAAGGACACAAAAAAGGGTTACTTTTCAGTGACCTAGAAAATAATATCTCTTCCTTCATTGGTATTGATAAACTATTTTTTAACAAAAAATAAGCCGCACCAGGCAATAAGACCCCGTTAGAAAATGGTTGATCGTTTTCTTTATCTATCCTTTCAAACAAAACAATCCAACATCTTTCGTTATCCATCAAGTGCTTTGTTTTCGTAAAATAGATAGCCCCGTTGTTAATTCTTCAAAAGAGGCATATGCATATGATAGACGAATATGATGTAGGTTATTTGATTCATAGATATATCCTGGATTAATTAATACGTTTTGTTTTAACAAGTTTAAAAAATAAGCTTTATTGACAATCGGTTTGTTGAATCGCAACCAAATATAAAACCCACCTTCTGATGTTTGCCAGGTTGCTATTTCCTTAAAATCTTTTTTCAATATATTTTCGACAAACGTAGCTCTTTTTTTCAATTGTTGACGAAGGGTTTGTATATGTTTGTCGTATAACCCCATTTCTAACCAATACGCCACAATCTCTTGAGAAAAAGCACTAGAACCATAGTCTGTTTGCATTTTAATATCTGCTAAGCGCTCGATTACTGGAGTCGGGCCAACAATCCAACCAATTCTTAATCCAGGGCTTAATGTTTTCGAAACACTTCCGATATAGAGTACCTGTCCCGATCTGTCGAATGACTTTATCGGCAAAGCAGTTCGATCAAATAACAATTCACTATACACATCATCTTCTATAAGAGGGACTCGTAGTTTTTTACATGTGTCATACACTTGTTTCTTTTTCTCTAGCGACCAACTACGCCCTGTTGGATTTTGTAAAGTTGGGATACAGTACAAAAGCGATTGTCTTTTTCCCTGTAATAAAGACAATTGTTGTGGTGATTTTTTATCGAGTGAGACAGGTACGATACGCATTCTTGCAGATTGAAATGGATGGACGGACTGTAGGTAAGACGGTTGTTCTTGAAACACGATAGAATGTTGTTCCAATACGCCAATTGCAATTAATTGTAACGCTTGCAACGCTCCTGATACGATTAAAATATTTTCGGCTTCCGTTTGAATTCCCCTTTTACGCAAATGACGACATAAAAGTTGACGTAGTTTGAGACTTCCTTGTGGCGGCGAATAACCGATTGCTTTAGGTTCTATCGAAATGCTTTTTAATGATTTTTCTAATTGCTTTGTCGGTAATAATGTAGGAGATAATTCTCCTGTTCCTAGTCGAATGATATTGTCTTTCTGTTCGTATTCATTAATTAATTGGATAGTATGATTGTTTGGCTCATGAATACTCGATTCAATGTGACGAGTCCAATTCGGTTGCACGCTATTTAACATGACATTCCATGAGTTGTTTGCTACATATACCCCTGAACCAACCTTTGATTCAAGTAACCCCTCTGCTTTTAGTTCATCTAAAACGAGCTGTACAGTACTCCGATTCACCTTCCATGCTAAGGCTAATTTCCGTTGACTTGGAATTTTCATTCCAACCGTCCATTCTCCTCTTTCAATCCGCTCCCTTATCCAATTCAAAATTTGCTGTTGAATGGTTAAATGAGATTGACGATTTGGTTCCCAATTCATCCAATCACCCCTTAAAGTGGATGGATAAACTTCCATCCAATTGGTTGTTTTCTTTTAGTTGTACCATAGTAGAATGAATCTTGAAAGGAAGTCGATGACATGGAAGCAATCATTCACGGGATCATTTTAGCATTTGGGCTTATTTTACCTTTAGGTGTTCAAAACGTATTTGTCTTTTCGCAAGGGGCCACTCAACCGTATTTATATAAAGCTTTACCTGCTGCTATAACGGCGGCCATTAGTGATACACTCTTAATTCTTCTAGCCGTTTTGGGATTGTCATTACTAGTCTTACAGTTTGCCTGGCTACGGTTCGTATTAATGATGATTGGAATCATTTTTTTACTTTACATGGGGGGTATGATATGGAAATCTGAAGGAACGACAACCAATGAAAATAAAGCACTCTCTTTCCGCCAACAAATTCTTTTTGCCTTATCCGTATCTTTACTCAATCCGCATGCTATTCTTGATACAGTTGGAGTAATCGGGACAAGTGCTATTACATATAGCGGACTAGATCAAGTACTATTTACCGTTGCTTGTATTTCAGTATCTTGGGCTTGGTTTTTAGGACTAATTGTGGCAGGGAATCAGATAAAAAAATTGAATTCAATTCAATTTATGCATATTTTTCATAAAGGATCTGCTTTATTTATTTGGGGAACAGCAGTTTATCTTTTATTTGGGCTTATTGAATAAAGAAATCTTCCATAGGGGGATTTTACCTCTCCCCCTCTTACCTTACCATTTTAACATGGATGTCTTACCGCCCATTCATGAAAGATAAAAAAATCATTTTGATTCCAACGATTTATTAACAGCTTCCAACGCATGTATGACAGTTGTATCAAACAATGGTACAGTGGCATCTTCTTGTTTTACCAATAACCCAATTTCCGTACAACCAAGAATGATTCCTTCTGCCCCGCATTCAACCAAGCGTTCCATTACTGCTTTATAATACTCCCTCGATACTTGCTTGATTTCTCCTACACATAACTCTTCATAAATCACTTTGTTCACCAGTTCGCGTTCTGGCTGATTGGGAACTAAAACATGGATGCCACTTGATTCTAATCTGGACTTATAAAAATCTTGTTCCATTGTATACTTCGTTCCTAGTAGACCTATCGTACTTATGTTAGATTTTTTAATTTGGTTTGCTGTAGCATCTGCGATATGCAAAATGGGTATGCTAATTTTTTCTTCCATATGTCCAATGACTTTGTGCATCGTATTTGTACAAATAACAATAAAATCTGCACCTGCATTTTCTAATGAAATTGCAACATCCCCCAATAGTTCACCTGCTTTATCCCAATCGCCTTCAAACTGATACTGTTCTATTTCTGCAAAATCAACACTATATAACAAACACTTTGCTGAATGCAGACCTCCTAATCTATTTTTAACCTCTTCGTTGATAATTTGATAATACTCCACTGTAGATTCCCAGCTCATTCCACCAATTAATCCAATTGTTTTCAAAAGGTTTCACTCCGATTTCATGAAAATTTTTCAAGCATAACTTTTGCCTAATAAGTACATATAAAAAATTACATACTCTTGTGAATGTTTTATGTTCCCTACATGAATTAGTGAAAGGGATTTACTAGTCGCACACTATAAAACCGCAGCCCTTTTAAATTCCCCTGCATTTCAAAAATACCTTTTTCTATCAACTTTCTTAATCGATACTCTAAAAATACATCTCCTACACACTGATCTAAATGTCCTAACGCTTCTCCTATTAATCTCGCAGATTTCATAAACTCTTCCGATTCTTGTTCACGTTCCCGCTCTATCTGAAGTTTTTTTGCTAAATTCATCATGTACTGGTCATAATAGTCTTCTCTGACACTCTTTATTTTCTCTTTTCTCCAAATCCGCAACGTTTCCTTCGTTTCCGCAAGGGCTAACCATTCGTTTTCATACTCTTTTCTTTCATGTTCCGATAAAATCTGACCCGCACCTTGTTCGTAAATGACTTGCAATTGTTCTGAAGAAATTTCTCCTGTATGCAAAACTGTGTATTTACTATCTGGCCGATTAAAATGTTCTTCATATGCTTTTGTTGCGTTGACTACGGTGATTTCGTTTGGTTTGTTTGATAATGCATGTAGCACAAATCGAAGTCCTGTTTGCTCGTGTGCATTTTCAGCTACCCAAATGATAATCGGTACATCTTCCGGAATTGCACTCATTTGGTTTATCGATTTATGGAAGAATTGTTGAAAATCTTCCTGTTCATCATGATAGATTTGTTTCATCCAATCTAATCTAGCTTCTTGTCCTATTTTTTTATGCAACATCCAAACAGGTCCAATCGAAAACATTTCCCAAAAGGAAAGTACTTTTTCTACTGGATCAACTTTCATTTCCCTTAGAGCCATTTTCAGTGATCCCGCAGTTGAATCTCCAAAAACAATATGGACTTTTTGCATCTCGTTTTCCATCGTTTCTGATTGTTCTTTTGGTAGCTTCAAAACTAATTCATACATTTTTTCTATTGTACGAATAAACTGTGTTTCTGGATAATCTGTTTCTCTCCACAACGCTACTTGACACATAACTTGAAAAAGCAGCGTTTTAGCTTCTGATTCTGGTAGTTCTTCGATGATTTTTTTCAATTTTTCTATCTGCATAAATTATCCACCCCTTTTCTAAAATGATTTATTTTTCAATGATACGTATTCACACAAACGATCATCTCCATTGTTTAAATACTCATATACACACAAAGATTAATAATGCGTGCCAGTTTCGCGTTAAAAAATTTCACCCCCATCCTTTATTTACGACAACGAGTGGTGATAGCAAGAGCATTGATAGCGCGTAGAGATGTATGCCCATAACGTTACAATCACTTACAACTTTAGCAAACTGTCCTACTATCCTTTATGTGACACATCATGTCGAATACATTTTGTAGCAAAATAATCTAAAAAAACATACGTGACCTTTTTGTTTAACTTATCCATAGCATTTGAAGGATTGTCATAAAAACAATACTTACTAACGGAACGATTCTCATTGCTTGCAAACCAAAAAATGTTTTGTGAACCGTTTCGAGTGGATTTTGTGTTGGTGAACCTAAATAGCGAATAAATCGTTGCCATCTCGTTTGTTTCATCGCAAGTTTTTCTTTCGGTATTTCAACGGTATAAGCATCCAGTTGGTTCTTTAAAACTACTTCATCTTTAAATTCATCCTTCATCCTGAAAATCCTCCTTTAGTTCGTCCTTCAAAATTTTGATGGCATGATGTAACCGCGACTTTACCGTACCTACTGGAATAGCTAATATTTGTGCAATTTCTTCTTGTGGCAAATCGTCATAATAAGCAAGAATGATGACAGCGCGTTGTTTCTCAGGCAATTTTGCAATTGCTTCCTGGATGATTATTTTTTCATCTGTCGAAAATCGTTGTGTCGAAATCGGCACTAAAAACGGCAAAAGAGAACGCCATTTTTTACGACGATTTAATTTGTTCATAAGAAGCCGATAAGCAATTTGAAATACGTATGCTTTAACGATTCCTTTTTCGCTATCAAATTCGTGTTTCTTTTTTTGTAATACTTCAAATGCATCATGAACGATATCGACACTTAGCTGCTCCTCACGAGTATAACGATATAAAAAACAATATGTTGGCTTATGTAACTGTTCATAAAGGGCTGCAAATCCTCGTTCATCACCTTGCTGATAGTCCTTCATCCACTCCTCATTACTCTTGATCATTTTCTACCTCTAAATGAGCTTTGATTGATTTTAATGTAACCGAAACACGAGAAAGAAGATACAAAATCGTCACAATTACCCATGCTTGAGATTGATTAGTAAAGAACTGAACGAAAGGATTTTCAATCGTTTCCCCAGATGAAAGAAGAAAGTTTAACGCTTGTACGCAAATAATCGTATACATCGCTATGACTAGTGTTAACGAATCAAATACATTCCAGCGTAGAAAAACGGTTGTTTTGTTATAATTTATTTTTCTATTTTCTCGTACAATGTATTTGCGATCATATGGAATCATAATCGCCATAATAATAGTAATAAAAATCCCCGTCACCACTAATGACACCGTCCAACCAATATCCATTTTTACCACCTACCTTCCATACATTTTTTTCGCAAAAAAACTAAGCAATACACTTAATACAAGGAGAATAAGAAGATACTGATAAAAAGGTAACCAAGTGCTATTCGTTACGTCTAATTGAGCTTGTAATGTATCATTCAAATACAACATCGGATTCCAGCTTAAAAATACATAATAATCTTGTGGGTCCTTACCATTAATCGTTAAAAATAAAGACGGCATCGTAATCGAAAACATGCCTACTATCATAATGGAAGTTAACATACTTTGTGCAACCTTTTCATTTTTAAACATGCCTGCCAATATAAAACTTAACGGATAAAGTGTCAGCAAAACAAAGTTACACATAAGTAAAATCATAAAAAATGTGCGCAATGAAATAGGAATGAACAACCCATATCCAACTAAAATGAACACTAAAAATATATTCATTAAAATAAAAACCCCAGCGCCCATTCCTAAGTAGTAAGCAAAAGAAGAAATATCGGTACGCTTCAACCAGTGAAAGGTTCGATTTGCTTTTAACTCTACTAAATTAATCGTAGCAGCAGAAAATGCAAACGAGTAAATGAGTAACATGATAGATATCGGTAGAAACTGTCCCTTCACCATATAATCGAATGTTTCCGTACTATTTGTTAAAGCAAATTTACTCGCCCAAGACATAGGAATAAACAGAAAAGCCGGCAATAAGTTTCCTAACAACACCCCT includes:
- a CDS encoding PLP-dependent cysteine synthase family protein translates to MSKIKKSITELVGGTPLLEVTNYQKKHQLEAEIVAKLEYLNPANSTKDRIAKAMIEEAEKKGILKPGDTIIETTSGNTGVGLSAIAAAKGYNVKLYIQDNVSVERTKVARAYGAEVTPLSEIPGGVETLEQTDGDFVALINDVIKPYIDEHVKEGVFLNQLDNRANPNVHKETTGPEIWEDTDGQIDILVATVGTGGTLSGTGAYLKSKNPDIQVVGVEPGYQSIATFENPDVVEITGVHRFSDQEKERVPANVHLDVIDEVLEVETSQAYEVAREIAKTDGLLVGTSSGGAIWAATQLARRPENKGKRIVAILPDTGLRYLSTDLFE
- a CDS encoding GNAT family N-acetyltransferase, whose amino-acid sequence is MAIPVVVTELQEEEKELVRRVLVESYQQYEDKYASQEIWEEYLEQIRASIDNPQVDKILVAKSNQDVLGTLQLFESSEKAYGIPELQIFSPIIRLLAVHPKARGQGVAQTLLKASIDYAKQKGAPSIYLHSSDRMQKAIQLYEWLGFKRDETKEFQKYDTLVKCFRLDL
- a CDS encoding glutaredoxin family protein, with protein sequence MSKEISIVVWSKEGCSYCTDVKAYLEEKGVGYQTVDVTNHDERRDILETKYGVRHVPVIEIGQGNIYKGVTKVGIEHLEEVLKVFF
- a CDS encoding LLM class flavin-dependent oxidoreductase encodes the protein MTKRRKLKFGALVHGVGGNIASWRHPDVQVDASISLAFYKEQAKKAEEGKLDLIFIADGLYINEKSIPHFLNRFEPLTILSALAAVTTHIGLIGTVSTSYSEPYTVARQFASLDHISQGRAGWNVVTTPLESTALNYSKTIEQHPDHATRYRIASEYLEVVKGLWDSWEDDAFIRDKESGVFFDLSKLHALHHQGEFFSVQGPLNIARSKQGHPIIFQAGSSEAGIDLAAKEADAIFTGQSSLQDAKEFYQKVKNRTEAFGRNPDEIFILPSLSPIIGETEEEAERKYQEVANLVSIENALHYLGRYFDHHDFSQYELDAPFPELGDIGKNSFQSTTDRIKQEAKEEHLTLRQVVLREATPRSPFTGTPEKVADVVQEWFEEKGADGFTIVSVVPNALHDFVDYVIPILQKRGIYRTEYESDTLRGNLGLPFPINRYTKETVNP
- a CDS encoding LLM class flavin-dependent oxidoreductase, which codes for MSFKLGILDQSPIFPGESTVEAFQQTIQLVKQAEKWGYTRFWVSEHHHSDQLAGSSPEVLIAYLLAQTKSIRIGSGGVLLQHYSPYKVVENFHVLSHLAPGRVDLGIGKAPGGLPLSTRALQFGTENDGSDFEERLSFLQQLIENSVNDTHPLAGIQATPIPTEKPESFLLGASAKSAELAANQKMTFVFGLFFNSHLEELEKASQIYHERFREGTFIVGVSAIATSTQKEAEQLANDQKILKVYLEDGRSVKVLTREQGELFGKQAGIPYTIEEQDSGAIAGTADYVKAKLEELHRKYGIDEFILHNPILNKEKRLQSFQLLRPLQVYKSEKVVY
- a CDS encoding LysR family transcriptional regulator, encoding MNLDHIETFMYVVHLNSIRKAADALFLSQPTVTARIKALEKELDTELFNRHGRRMTLTEKGKAFVPYAEQMIHSYRQGKKQLKGGNNQKEIVIGANIITSQYFIPFALPLWKQAHPHLHFTFISASNDVLIDKLLKKQVDVALIKDVLHNRLQNHEILDNSVRLVVYPGHRFQSHTLLTAQELAEEPMVFFECGAFDWNTVHKIFEVSGVEPRIEFQVNHLEVAKSIILSRSGIGFLPYLCIKKELEQGTLIEIDVSHFMNMKQHVYATYVKHGEEVPLLLADILLSAQAFEK
- a CDS encoding aminotransferase-like domain-containing protein, which encodes MNWEPNRQSHLTIQQQILNWIRERIERGEWTVGMKIPSQRKLALAWKVNRSTVQLVLDELKAEGLLESKVGSGVYVANNSWNVMLNSVQPNWTRHIESSIHEPNNHTIQLINEYEQKDNIIRLGTGELSPTLLPTKQLEKSLKSISIEPKAIGYSPPQGSLKLRQLLCRHLRKRGIQTEAENILIVSGALQALQLIAIGVLEQHSIVFQEQPSYLQSVHPFQSARMRIVPVSLDKKSPQQLSLLQGKRQSLLYCIPTLQNPTGRSWSLEKKKQVYDTCKKLRVPLIEDDVYSELLFDRTALPIKSFDRSGQVLYIGSVSKTLSPGLRIGWIVGPTPVIERLADIKMQTDYGSSAFSQEIVAYWLEMGLYDKHIQTLRQQLKKRATFVENILKKDFKEIATWQTSEGGFYIWLRFNKPIVNKAYFLNLLKQNVLINPGYIYESNNLHHIRLSYAYASFEELTTGLSILRKQST
- a CDS encoding LysE/ArgO family amino acid transporter, whose translation is MEAIIHGIILAFGLILPLGVQNVFVFSQGATQPYLYKALPAAITAAISDTLLILLAVLGLSLLVLQFAWLRFVLMMIGIIFLLYMGGMIWKSEGTTTNENKALSFRQQILFALSVSLLNPHAILDTVGVIGTSAITYSGLDQVLFTVACISVSWAWFLGLIVAGNQIKKLNSIQFMHIFHKGSALFIWGTAVYLLFGLIE
- a CDS encoding aspartate/glutamate racemase family protein is translated as MKTIGLIGGMSWESTVEYYQIINEEVKNRLGGLHSAKCLLYSVDFAEIEQYQFEGDWDKAGELLGDVAISLENAGADFIVICTNTMHKVIGHMEEKISIPILHIADATANQIKKSNISTIGLLGTKYTMEQDFYKSRLESSGIHVLVPNQPERELVNKVIYEELCVGEIKQVSREYYKAVMERLVECGAEGIILGCTEIGLLVKQEDATVPLFDTTVIHALEAVNKSLESK
- a CDS encoding DUF1835 domain-containing protein, producing MQIEKLKKIIEELPESEAKTLLFQVMCQVALWRETDYPETQFIRTIEKMYELVLKLPKEQSETMENEMQKVHIVFGDSTAGSLKMALREMKVDPVEKVLSFWEMFSIGPVWMLHKKIGQEARLDWMKQIYHDEQEDFQQFFHKSINQMSAIPEDVPIIIWVAENAHEQTGLRFVLHALSNKPNEITVVNATKAYEEHFNRPDSKYTVLHTGEISSEQLQVIYEQGAGQILSEHERKEYENEWLALAETKETLRIWRKEKIKSVREDYYDQYMMNLAKKLQIEREREQESEEFMKSARLIGEALGHLDQCVGDVFLEYRLRKLIEKGIFEMQGNLKGLRFYSVRLVNPFH